The genomic DNA CGAGGAAGTCCATCTTCAGCAGGCCGAGCGACTCGCACTGCGGGTAGTCCCACTGCGTGATGGTCACGCCGTCCGTGTGCCGGACCCAGATCGGGGCGTGGTCGACGATGGGCTCGCTGGACATGATCACGCCGGCCGCGTGCACGCCCATCTGCCGGACCAGGCCCTCGACGCCCTTGGCGGTGTCGATGACCTTCTTGACGTCCGGCTCGCTCTCGTACATCGAGCGGATCTCGCCGGCCTCGCTGTAGCGCGGGTGCGTCGGGTCGGTGATGCCGTTGAGGTCGATGCCCTTGCCGAGGACGTCGGCGGGCATGGCCTTGGTGAGCCGGTCGCCCATCGCGTACGGGTAGCCGAGGACGCGCGCGGAGTCCTTGATGGCGTTCTTCGCCTTGATCTTGCCGTAGGTGCCGATCATGGCGACCTTGTCGGCGCCGTACTTCTCCGTCACGTACCTGATCACCTCGACGCGCCTGCGCTCGTCGAAGTCGATGTCGACGTCGGGCATGGAGACGCGCTCGGGGTTGAGGAAGCGCTCGAAGATCAGGCCGTGCGGGATGGGGTCGAGGTCGGTGATGCCCATCGCGTACGCCACGATCGAGCCGGCCGCGGAACCTCGGCCGGGACCGACCGCGATGCCCTGGTTCTTCGCCCACATGATGAAGTCGGCGACCACCAGGAAGTACCCCGGGAACCCCATCTGGATGATGACGTCCATCTCGTACTCGGCCTGCTTCTGGCGGTCCTCGGGGACCTGGCCCGAGAAGCGGCGCTCCATGCCGCGGCGGACCTCCTCCTGGAACCAGGTGATCTCCGTGAAGCCGTCGGGGATGTCGAACTTCGGCATGAGGTCGCGCTTCTCGAACATGCCGGTGGTGTCGATCATCTCGGCGATCAGGCGCGTGTTGGCGCAGCCCTGCTGCCAGGCGTCGGAGGAGTCGATGGCGTACATCTCGTCCGTCGACTTCAGGTAGTAACCGGTGCCGTCGAAGCGGAAGCGGTCCGGGTCGGAGAGGTTCTTGCCGGTCTGGATGCACAGCAGGGCGTCGTGGGCGGTCGCCTCGTGCGCGTAGGTGTAGTGCGAGTCGTTCGTCACCAGCGGCGGGATGCCGAGCTTCCGGCCGATCTCCAGGAGCCCGTCGCGGACCCGGTGCTCGATCTCGATGCCGTGGTCCATCAGCTCCAGGAAGTAGCGGTCCTTGCCGAAGATGTCCTGGTAGTCGGCGGCGGCCTTCAGGGCCTCGTCGAAGTGGCCGAGGCGCAGCCGGGTCTGCACCTCGCCGGAGGGGCAGCCGGTGGAGGCGACGATGCCCTCGGACCACTGGCTGATGGTCTCCTTGTCCATCCGCGGCCACTTCTGCAGCCAGCCCTCGGCGTAGGCGTCGGAGGAGAGGCGGAAGAGGTTGTGCAGACCCTTGCTGTTCGTCGCCCACATGGTCTTGTGGGTGTAACCGCCCGAACCCGAGACGTCGTCCCGCTTCTGGTGCGGCTGGCCCCACTGGATCTTGCGCTTGTTGCGCCGGGACTCGGGCGCGACGTACGCCTCGATCCCGATGATCGGGGTGACTCCGGCCTTCTTCGCGGAGTGGAAGAAGTCGTACGCCCCGTGCAGGTTGCCGTGGTCGGACATGGCGATGTGCGACATGCCCATCTCGTTGCACGCGTCGAACATGTCCTTGAGCCGCGCGGCACCGTCCAGCAGCGAGTACTGGGTGTGGACGTGCAGGTGCGTGAACGGCGGCTTTGACACGTGCGGCCTCCTGGGAAAACTGGGGACGACTGGCGGCGGTCGATCCGGGGGGTCAGCGTCGAAGTCTATGCCTCTCCACTGACACTCCGAGGGCCACCACGCGTACCTTCTGGGGCGGGCACTCCCGCTCCGGCTCGAACGTTGGCCCGAGTGGAGATCCGCTCCATCCGTGAGGCACCACCCGCACCAGGAGGCACCAGGCATGTCGGTCCCGCAGCTCAACGAGGAGCACCGCGGCGAGGAGATCCTCGCCGTCTTCGACACCGCCTTCGGCCAGCTGCTGGCCGCGGATCCCGCGGCGTTCCGCGTGAAGTTCCGGAAGATGGCGGCCTCGGCCTTCGCGTTCTACCGCGGCACCGCGGGTCTCTTTTACCGCGATTTGACCGAGGATCCGGACTTCGGTGACCAGCCGGGCGGCGCCTACCTGGACGAGCGGACCTCCCGGGTGTGGATCCACGGCGATCTCCACGCGGAGAACTTCGGCACGTACATGGACTCCACCGGCCGGCTGATCTTCAACGTCAACGACTTCGACGAGGCCTACGTCGGCCCCTTCACCTGGGACCTCAAGCGCTTCGCCGCCTCCGTCGCGCTGATCGGGTACGCGAAGGCGTTCAGCGACGAGCAGATCACCGAGCTGGTGCGGGTGTACGCGGGCGCGTACCGCGAGCGGATCCACGCCCTGGCCACCGGCGCCAAGAGCGACGAGGTGCCGCCCTTCACGCTGGACACCGCGGAGGGTCCGCTGCTCGGCGCGCTGCGGGTGGCCCGCTCGCTGACCCGCTTCGGGCTGCTGGACTCGATGACCGAGATCCGCGACTTCGAGCGCCGCTTCGCCCCCGGCGGCGGCTCCATCGAGCTGGACGCCGCCACGCGCTACAAGGTGCTCGCCGCCTTCGACGGCTACCTGGAGACGCTTCCCGAGTCCTCCCTGGCCCGTCCCGACTCCTACCGCGTGAAGGACGTCGTGGGCCGCCGGGGCATCGGCATCGGCTCGGCCGGCCTCCCCTCGTACAACATCCTGCTGGAGGGAAACAGCGACGCCCTGGAGAACGACGTCGTGATCTACATCAAGCAGGCCCAGACCCCGGCCGTCTCCCAGCACATCACCGACCAGGCGATCCGGGACTACTTCCAGCACGAGGGCCACCGCACGGTGATCTCCCAGCGCGCCCTCCAGGCGCACGCCGACCCGTGGCTGGGCTGGACCGAGCTGGACGGCGCCGGGCAGCTGGTCGCCGAGGTCTCGCCGTACGCCGTCGACCTGGACTGGGGCGACATCGACGACCCCGAGGAGATCGCCGAGGTCGTCGCCGACCTGGGCCGGGCCACCGCGACCATGCACGCGGCGGCCGACGACCAGTCCGGGGAGTCCCTGGTGCCGTTCTCCACCGAGCGGGCCATCGACGCGGCCATCGCGGCCGACGAGGAGGGCTTCGCGCCGCTGCTGGTCGACTTCGCGCACCGCTACGGCGCACGCGCCCGTGCCGACCACCAGACCTTCGTCGACCTGTTCCGCAACGGCCGGATCCCGGGTCTGTGACCATTCCGGTTCGGTAACCGTCGGCTGTCTCACAGGAACCCTTTAGGGGTCCCTTACCGGACCCCGTGCCACACTCTTCTACTGCTATGGACATATCCGGAACCCCGCTCAGAGCCGTACGCGCGGCGCTGTTCACGGCACTCGCCGTGACCCTCAGCACCGCGTCGCACGTGCTGCTGTCCGGGGTTCCGCTGCCGCTGCCCACGGTGGCCGCGGTCGCGGCCGCCGTGTTCCTGATCGCCTACGCCCTGGCCGGGCGGCGCGAGCGCGGCTTCGGGCGGATCGCCGCCCTGCTGATCCCGCTGGAGCTGGCCGCCGACACGGTCTTCACCACCGGCCAGCACGTCTGCTACGGCCGGGCGGGCGGCCCGGTCGCGGGCCCGCTGCGCTCGGTGGGCTTCGACGTGCTGTGCGGCGACGGGACCGGTGTCCACGCCGGGGTGACCGCGCCGCTGACCCGGGTGACCGGGGCCGAGACCGACCGGATGGCGTCGGTGCTCGCCCAGGCCGCCCCCGGCACCGCCTGGCTGCTCCTTGCCGCGCACGTCGGGGTCGGGCTGCTCGCGGCGGCCTGGCTGCGGCGCGGCGAGCGGGCGCTGGCCCAGCTGCTCGGCGCGGTGGCCGCGACCACCTTCCGGCCGCTGCTGCTCGCCGTCGCGGCCGTGGGCGTACACCGGGCCCCGGCGGTGCGCCGCCCGGTGCCCCCGGTCCGCCGCGCTGCCGGCGCCCGCGAGCGGATCCTCACGCACTCCCTGGGACGCCGCGGACCGCCGCGCCCGGTGGCCGCCCTCGTCTGACCCGGCACCGGCCGAGTCGCACGGGCACCACCGAGCACGGCAGTCCCCCATACGCACTTCCGCACACCCCCGTGTGCGCGTCCCCGGAGAGATCACCAACATGAGCAAGCGGAACAGCCAGGCGGCGAAGACGGCGGCCCGTGAGCGTCTGCGCCAGGAGCGCGAGCGCCAGGCCAAGCGCGACAAGGTCAGGCGACAGGTCATCGTGGCCGCCTCCATCGTCGGCGTACTGGCGATAGCCGGCGGCATCAGCTACGCCGTCGTGCAGGGCAACAAGCCGAGCGGCTGGGACAAGGCCGCCGAGGCGAAGGTGGTGGCCCCGGCCAACACCTCCGGCAAGGACGGCACCACCGTCGTCATGGGCGAGTCCAAGTCCGACAACGTCGTCCACCTCTACGAGGACCCGCGCTGCCCGGGCTGCGCGGCGATGGAGCAGAGCATCGGCGAGACCGTCAACAAGGGCATGGAGGACGGCGACTACAAGCTCTCCTTCACCGTCGGCACCTTCCTCGACGGCAACCTGGGCGGCGAGGGCTCCAAGAACGCGCTGAGCGCGCTGGGCGCCGCGCTGAACGTCGGCCCCGAGGCGTTCGTCGACTACAAGACCGCGCTCTACTCCACGAAGTACCACCCCGAGGAGTCGACCGACGACTTCGCCAAGGACGACTACCTGATCAAGGTGGCGGACTCGGTCGACGCCCTGAAGGGCAACAAGAAGTTCCAGGACGCCGTGGAGAAGGGCACCTACGACGCCTGGGCGATGCGGATGAGCAAGTCCTTCGACAAGGCCGAGGGCGTCCAGTCCACCCCGACCATCAAGATCAACGACAAGGTGGTCGAGACCCCGAGCACGCCCGACGCGTGGCAGAAGGCGCTGAAGGACGCAGGCGTCACCAAGTGACCCGGTGATCCCGCCGCCGGTCCCGGCTGCCGGTTCCCCGGTTGCCGGTTCCGGTGATCGCCGTCTGACGAGTGGGCGAACTTTTGCGAGTTCGCCCACTCGCGCGCGTACCGATCAGTAACCTGATCGGCCGTGACCAGTCGACACAGAGCCTCCGAGAACTCCCGCACCCCGAGCCGCCGTACGGTCGTCAAGGCCGCGGCGGCCGGTGCCGTCCTGGCCGCTCCGCTCGCCGCGGCGCTGCCCGCCGGTGCCGCCGACGCGGCCCCCGCCTTCCTGCACGGCGTCGCCTCCGGCGATCCACTGCCCGACGGCGTGCTGCTGTGGACCCGGGTGACACCGGTGCCCGAGGCCATACCGGGCTCCGGGACCGGCCCGGACACCGACGTGAGCTGGGTCGTCGCCACGGACAAGGACCTCACGAACGTGGTCGCCAAGGGGTCCGTCACCGCCACGGCCGCCGCCGACCACACCGTCAAGGCGGACGTCCGCGGTCTCGCGCCCGCCACGGACTACTGGTTCCGCTTCTCCGCCGGCCCCACCGACTCCCCCGTCGCCCGCACCCGCACCGCCCCCGCGCACGACGCGGCCGTCACCGGCCTGCGCTTCGGCGTGGTCTCCTGCGCCAACTGGGAGGCCGGGTACTTCTCCTCGTACCGCCATCTCGCGGCCCGCGGCGACCTGGACGCCTGGCTGCACCTGGGCGACTACATCTACGAGTACGGCACCGGCGAGTACGGCACCCGCGACACCGTCGTACGCCCGCACGCGCCGGCCCACGAGATCCTCACCCTCGCCGACTACCGGATCCGGCACGGCCGCTACAAGACCGACCCCGACCTGCAGGCCCTGCACGCCACGGCGCCGGTGGTGGCGATCTGGGACGACCACGAGATCGCCAACGACACCTGGTCGGGCGGCGCCGAGAACCACACCGAGGGCGCCGAGGGGACCTGGGCGGCACGTCGGAGTGCCGCCAAGCGGGCCTACTTCGAGTGGATGCCGGTGCGCCCGGCCATCGCCGGCACCACCTACCGGCGGCTGCGGTTCGGCAAGCTCGTCGACCTCTCGCTTCTCGACCTGCGCTCCTTCCGCTCGCAGCAGGTGGCGCTCGGCAACGGCGAGGTCGACGACCCGGACCGCACCCTCACCGGCCGGGCCCAGCTCGACTGGCTCAAGGCGGGTCTCGCCGCCTCCGACGCCACCTGGCGGCTGGTCGGCAACCCGGTGATGATCTCGCCGTTCGCGGTCGGCTCGCTCCCCGCGGCGCTGCTCGGGCCGCTCGCCGAGCTGCTCGGGCTGCCGAAGGAGGGCCTCGCCCTCAACACCGACCAGTGGGACGGCTACACCGCCGACCGGCGCGAACTGCTCGCCCACCTGCGCGCGCACGCGATCCGCAACACGGTGTTCCTGACCGGCGACATCCACATGGCCTGGGCCAACGACGTGCCGCACAACGCCGGGACCTATCCGCTGTCCGCCTCCGCGGCCACGGAGTTCGTCGTCACGTCGGTGACCTCCGACAACCTCGACGACATCGTGAAGGTTCCCGAGGGCACCGTCTCGGCGATCGCCGCGCCGGTGATCCGGGCCGCGAACCGGCACGTGCGCTGGGTCGACACGGACCGGCACGGCTACGGCGTGCTGGACATCACCGCGGACCGGGCGCAGATGGACTACTACGTGGTCTCCGACCGCACCGACCCGCGGGCCACCTCCGGGTGGACCCGCTCCTACCGCACCCGCAGCGGCACGCAGCGGGTCGAGCGCGTCTACTCCCCCGCCTGAGCCTCCTGGAGGGACTCGAGGAAGCCGAGCGCCACCCGCCAGGTGGCCTCGGCCGCCTCCGCGTCGTAGTCGTCCAGCTCCGGGTCGGTGTACAGGTGACCGGCGCCGGGATATCTGTGCACCTCGACGTCGGCGCCGATCCGGCCCATCTGGAGGTACCAGGCGCTGAGCCAGTCGTCCGTCTCGAAGGGGTCCGGCTCGGCCACGTGCAGCTGGACCGGCAGCTCGTCGACCGAGGCGCTCGGCGCGAGGTCCGAGGTGCCGTGCAGGAGCAGCAGCCCGCGCGCCCGGTGGTCGCCGAGGGCGAGGGTCTGGGCGATGGACGCGCCGAGCGAGAACCCGGCGTAGACCAGTCCCCGCTCGGAATAGGGCGCGGCGGCCAGCACGGCCCGCTTCAGCAGCTCCTCGCGGCCGATCCCGTCCTGATGGACCATGCCCTCCTCGACCGTGTCGAAGGTACGGCCCTCGAAAAGGTCCGGGGTCCACACCTGGTGCCCGGCGTCGCGCAGCCGGTCGGCGGCCTGCCGCACCGCGGGCCTCGGGCCGAGGGTCGAGTGAAAGAGCACGATGTTCATGAGGCCATGGTGCCAGCCGGGTGTGACGGGCCCGCGCGCGGCGATACCCCGGGCGGGAGATACCTCACAGGTTCACAGCACCGCGCGGCCGGTTACGTTCGAGGGATGGAGACGATACTCCGCCCGCTGATCGTGGTCGGCGGCTCAATACTGCTGACCGTGGTCATCGGCTGGGCCACCGACCTGTTGCTGCGCAAGGCCGACGGACGCCACCCCGAGACACCGCTGTGGGGGCTGCTGCGGCGCGCCCGCCTGCCCTACCAGATCGTGCTCTGCGCGGGCCTGCTCAGAGGGTCGTACGTCGAGGCCGGTGTGTTCCCCGACCACCGGACCGGGGTCGGCCGGACGCTGACGCTGGTACTGATCGGCTCGGCGGCCTGGCTGGTGGTCCGGATCGCCGCGGCGGTCGTCGAGACGTCCTACTCGCGGTACGCGCACGCGCACGCCGAGCGGGATCCGGCCCGGGTGCGCCGGGTGCGGACCCAGGTGTCGCTGATCATGCGGGTGGTCACGGCGATCGTCGGCGTGGTCGCGGTGTCGTCGATGCTGCTGACGTTCCCGGCGATGCGGGCGGCGGGCGCCTCGCTGCTGGCCTCGGCCGGCATCATCGGCATCGTCGCCGGTGTGGCGGCCCAGTCCACGCTGGGCAATCTGTTCGCCGGGTTCCAGATCGCCTTCGGCGACATGGTGCGCATGGGCGACACGGTCGTGGTGGACGGCGAGTGGGGCACCGTCGAGGAGATCACGCTGACGTACCTGACGGTGCGCACCTGGGACGAGCGCCGGATCACGATGCCGGTGTCGTACTTCACCTCGAAGCCGTTCGAGAACTGGTCGCGCGGCACCCCGCAGATGACCGGGACCGTCTTCTGGCACCTCGACCACTCGGCGCCGATGGACCTGATGCGCGAGCGCCTGCGCGACATCCTGCGCGAGTGCCCGGCCTGGGACGGACGCAACTACAACCTGACCGTCACGGACACCACCCCGACCACCATGGAGGTGCGGGCCCTGGTGACGGCGAAGGACGCGGACGACATCTGGACGGTGCGCGTCACGGTGCGCGAGGGGATGCTCCGCTGGCTGACCGAC from Streptomyces sp. CB09001 includes the following:
- a CDS encoding DsbA family protein, whose amino-acid sequence is MSKRNSQAAKTAARERLRQERERQAKRDKVRRQVIVAASIVGVLAIAGGISYAVVQGNKPSGWDKAAEAKVVAPANTSGKDGTTVVMGESKSDNVVHLYEDPRCPGCAAMEQSIGETVNKGMEDGDYKLSFTVGTFLDGNLGGEGSKNALSALGAALNVGPEAFVDYKTALYSTKYHPEESTDDFAKDDYLIKVADSVDALKGNKKFQDAVEKGTYDAWAMRMSKSFDKAEGVQSTPTIKINDKVVETPSTPDAWQKALKDAGVTK
- a CDS encoding dienelactone hydrolase family protein codes for the protein MNIVLFHSTLGPRPAVRQAADRLRDAGHQVWTPDLFEGRTFDTVEEGMVHQDGIGREELLKRAVLAAAPYSERGLVYAGFSLGASIAQTLALGDHRARGLLLLHGTSDLAPSASVDELPVQLHVAEPDPFETDDWLSAWYLQMGRIGADVEVHRYPGAGHLYTDPELDDYDAEAAEATWRVALGFLESLQEAQAGE
- a CDS encoding mechanosensitive ion channel domain-containing protein — protein: METILRPLIVVGGSILLTVVIGWATDLLLRKADGRHPETPLWGLLRRARLPYQIVLCAGLLRGSYVEAGVFPDHRTGVGRTLTLVLIGSAAWLVVRIAAAVVETSYSRYAHAHAERDPARVRRVRTQVSLIMRVVTAIVGVVAVSSMLLTFPAMRAAGASLLASAGIIGIVAGVAAQSTLGNLFAGFQIAFGDMVRMGDTVVVDGEWGTVEEITLTYLTVRTWDERRITMPVSYFTSKPFENWSRGTPQMTGTVFWHLDHSAPMDLMRERLRDILRECPAWDGRNYNLTVTDTTPTTMEVRALVTAKDADDIWTVRVTVREGMLRWLTDEHPYALPRVNTADAALRPAHEGFPHARSSSEEDSRRPSGTDSRRFPGRPAKSL
- a CDS encoding DUF2252 domain-containing protein, whose product is MSVPQLNEEHRGEEILAVFDTAFGQLLAADPAAFRVKFRKMAASAFAFYRGTAGLFYRDLTEDPDFGDQPGGAYLDERTSRVWIHGDLHAENFGTYMDSTGRLIFNVNDFDEAYVGPFTWDLKRFAASVALIGYAKAFSDEQITELVRVYAGAYRERIHALATGAKSDEVPPFTLDTAEGPLLGALRVARSLTRFGLLDSMTEIRDFERRFAPGGGSIELDAATRYKVLAAFDGYLETLPESSLARPDSYRVKDVVGRRGIGIGSAGLPSYNILLEGNSDALENDVVIYIKQAQTPAVSQHITDQAIRDYFQHEGHRTVISQRALQAHADPWLGWTELDGAGQLVAEVSPYAVDLDWGDIDDPEEIAEVVADLGRATATMHAAADDQSGESLVPFSTERAIDAAIAADEEGFAPLLVDFAHRYGARARADHQTFVDLFRNGRIPGL
- a CDS encoding alkaline phosphatase D family protein, whose translation is MTSRHRASENSRTPSRRTVVKAAAAGAVLAAPLAAALPAGAADAAPAFLHGVASGDPLPDGVLLWTRVTPVPEAIPGSGTGPDTDVSWVVATDKDLTNVVAKGSVTATAAADHTVKADVRGLAPATDYWFRFSAGPTDSPVARTRTAPAHDAAVTGLRFGVVSCANWEAGYFSSYRHLAARGDLDAWLHLGDYIYEYGTGEYGTRDTVVRPHAPAHEILTLADYRIRHGRYKTDPDLQALHATAPVVAIWDDHEIANDTWSGGAENHTEGAEGTWAARRSAAKRAYFEWMPVRPAIAGTTYRRLRFGKLVDLSLLDLRSFRSQQVALGNGEVDDPDRTLTGRAQLDWLKAGLAASDATWRLVGNPVMISPFAVGSLPAALLGPLAELLGLPKEGLALNTDQWDGYTADRRELLAHLRAHAIRNTVFLTGDIHMAWANDVPHNAGTYPLSASAATEFVVTSVTSDNLDDIVKVPEGTVSAIAAPVIRAANRHVRWVDTDRHGYGVLDITADRAQMDYYVVSDRTDPRATSGWTRSYRTRSGTQRVERVYSPA